The following coding sequences are from one Lolium rigidum isolate FL_2022 chromosome 6, APGP_CSIRO_Lrig_0.1, whole genome shotgun sequence window:
- the LOC124665436 gene encoding uncharacterized protein LOC124665436, which yields MPSRALLCASSAAARLLLLPSTRTNPSSPSLLAAAAIAALNLKQQGSFSTAAGATAGMAAGEEGKPATAPSAGGVSDRILPHLLNIYGSCATARDFEIYAQHATFEDPLMRAHGVKQIKSAFYTLPKVFGESKIAEYTVKENSTGPGKTEILIDNKQHYKVFGKPVDIASLITLDVQDGKVIRHQDWWDKKPLKNRETVSFPLVGRVAEASRRGAMLLTHVIMGCGKDPTP from the exons ATGCCATCGCGAGCTCTTCTctgcgcctcctccgccgccgcgcgtctgctgctgctgccgtccACGAGGACGAACCCGTCGTCTCCCAGCCTCCTTGCAGCTGCAGCCATCGCGGCCCTGAACTTGAAGCAGCAGGGATCGTTCTCGACGGCGGCCGGGGCGACGGCAGGCATGGCGGCGGGCGAGGAAGGGAAGCCGGCGACGGCACCGTCGGCCGGGGGCGTGTCGGACCGCATCTTGCCGCATCTCCTCAACAT ATACGGATCGTGCGCCACGGCTCGGGACTTCGAGATTTACGCGCAGCACGCCACATTCGAGGACCCGCTCATGCGCGCCCACGG GGTGAAGCAGATCAAATCAGCCTTCTATACGCTCCCCAAG GTGTTCGGTGAATCCAAGATCGCGGAGTACACGGTGAAGGAGAACTCCACTGGGCCGGGGAAAACCGAG ATACTGATCGATAACAAGCAGCACTACAAGGTGTTCGGCAAGCCCGTCGACATAGCGTCGCTCATCACGCTCGACGTACAGGACGGCAAGGTCATCAGACACCAAGACTG GTGGGACAAGAAACCTCTGAAGAATAGGGAGACGGTGAGCTTCCCACTGGTGGGGCGGGTGGCGGAGGCGAGCCGCCGGGGAGCCATGCTGCTCACCCACGTCATCATGGGGTGCGGCAAGGACCCCACCCCCTAG